In Geoalkalibacter sp., a single genomic region encodes these proteins:
- a CDS encoding nucleotidyltransferase domain-containing protein, with protein MKPVLERSRPKVSVLDFAPEELLARLRAALARHDVVAAWLIGSCARGDARPWSDIDLILVCETALPFVERPRLFAALDDLGVPVDLLVYTPEEFAALEADPTSFWRQTQIERKPLL; from the coding sequence ATGAAGCCCGTTCTTGAGCGCAGCCGACCCAAGGTGTCCGTGCTCGATTTCGCGCCCGAGGAGCTTCTGGCGCGCCTGCGCGCGGCCCTTGCGCGACACGATGTTGTCGCCGCCTGGCTCATCGGGTCCTGCGCGCGCGGCGATGCGCGACCTTGGTCCGACATCGACCTGATCCTGGTGTGCGAGACCGCGCTGCCCTTCGTCGAGCGCCCGCGTCTTTTCGCCGCCCTCGACGACCTCGGCGTCCCCGTCGACCTGCTGGTGTACACTCCCGAAGAATTCGCCGCCCTGGAAGCCGATCCCACCAGCTTCTGGCGTCAAACCCAAATAGAGCGCAAGCCGCTGCTCTAG
- the mce gene encoding methylmalonyl-CoA epimerase yields MKTKKISHIGIAVTSLEAAIPLYRDVLGMEFEGTEEVAEQKVKVAFFIAGESRIELLEATTSDSPVAKFLEKNGEGIHHLAYEVDDVKAAIAALQAQGVRLIDNEPRRGAHGTSIAFLHPKATGGVLTELCQPHKL; encoded by the coding sequence ATGAAAACCAAAAAAATCAGCCACATCGGCATCGCCGTCACCAGTCTTGAAGCCGCCATCCCCCTGTACCGCGACGTGCTGGGCATGGAATTCGAAGGCACCGAGGAGGTCGCCGAGCAGAAGGTCAAGGTCGCCTTTTTCATCGCCGGCGAGAGCCGCATCGAGCTTCTCGAAGCCACCACGTCCGATTCGCCCGTGGCCAAGTTCCTCGAAAAAAACGGCGAGGGCATTCACCATCTCGCCTACGAAGTCGATGACGTCAAGGCCGCCATCGCCGCCCTTCAGGCACAGGGGGTGCGCCTCATCGACAACGAGCCGCGCCGTGGCGCCCACGGCACCTCCATCGCCTTTCTCCATCCCAAGGCCACGGGTGGAGTGCTGACGGAATTGTGCCAGCCGCACAAGCTGTAA